From Pongo pygmaeus isolate AG05252 chromosome 2, NHGRI_mPonPyg2-v2.0_pri, whole genome shotgun sequence, a single genomic window includes:
- the LOC129033189 gene encoding eukaryotic translation initiation factor 2-alpha kinase 1-like: MTYVPAELQVLKEPLQQPTFPFAVANQLPLISLVKHLSHVREPNPVHSRQVFKLLCQTFIKLGLLSSSTCDEFSSLRLRHHRAITHLMRSTKERVHQDPCEAISHIQKIRSREVAFEAQTSRYLNEFEELAILGKGGYGRVYKVRNKLDGQYYAI, translated from the coding sequence ATGACTTATGTTCCAGCAGAACTCCAGGTATTAAAAGAACCCCTACAACAGCCAACTTTCCCTTTTGCAGTTGCAAACCAGCTGCCGCTTATTTCTTTGGTGAAGCACTTGAGCCATGTGCGTGAACCAAACCCAGTTCATTCAAGACAGGTGTTTAAGTTACTTTGCCAGACCTTTATCAAATTGGGGCTGCTGTCTTCTTCCACTTGTGATGAGTTTAGCTCATTGAGACTGCGTCACCACAGAGCTATTACTCACTTAATGAGGTCCACTAAAGAGAGAGTTCATCAGGATCCTTGTGAGGCTATTTCTCATATCCAGAAAATCAGATCAAGGGAAGTAGCCTTTGAAGCACAAACTTCACGTTACTTAAATGAATTTGAAGAACTTGCCATCTTAGGAAAAGGTGGATATGGAAGAGTATACAAGGTCAGGAATAAATTAGATGGTCAGTattatgcaatttaa